CCAAAGAGATAATTGATTACCTCCGAGACGTTTGGTGTTAACAGCTGTGACCAAAAGCACTGTGGGAGTGTTGTCATATGAGTTAAACTTCTTGCAGAAGTCTGTTGCAGCCTGGTCCCAAAGGTAGAGCTTCATGACAGGTCCGCTGCAAACAATAAGCTCTTAGGGATTTAGCAACTACCGAGAAATGGTGACTTGAAAATAAAAGAACACACTTACTCATGCGATTGCACATGAACCATAATGTGTCGAGTGGTATCGATCTTCACTTCATCAGGTGTGGGACGCTCAATAAGAGTATGTCCATTGACCAGCTTCATGTGGCCCACAACATCTAAAACATTTTTATGAAGAGTGTAATTTAGATGGTTAATATAAAAATCTAGAAACCGAATACTTGAACTGATTAGTTAACCCAACAAAATTCTAGATTTCTTTACCAAAGCAGGAAGATAAACTAAAACTACaacaaaacataaagcaatGTAACTGagatatgttttttaaaattagtatGCTTACCGTAGAGGTCATCTTTGAGATCACAGTTAGCTTCAAAATCTTCATATGAATGAAACCTGAAACGGTCTTCATCGAAAGAGGTTGGAATCTCGTGAAGAACCGACAATTCAGAATTCCATGTGAAAGACACGGTTGCGATATGATCAGCCACCCGATACATAGGTTTGTTTTTCGACCCGTAGAAGTTGTTGAGCCTATAAACTGACCCTTGCTTCAAATCAGGCAAGTACTTCTTGATACGTCCTGGTGGGATGAATCCCTGAATGACAGTTCCCTGTTGTCGGAAAAAATAACAACTCATGAAATGAGAACAAAACCTCCGAATAAAAACAAATCCGAAACCAAACCCTACTTTAACTAATGAATCAATATTATAACAAAACGTCAAAAATACTAATCAAAACCCTAGATTCTTCTaactaaactatattttaactAACAAAACGTCATAAATCAAAACCGTAGATTCTACTTAAAAGTTTAAAGAAACTTCTAATTAAACTCTATTCTAACTAATGGATCAATCGTATAACAAAACGAACCGTAGATTCTACTTAAAAGTTTAAAGAAACTTCTaactaaactctattttaactAATGAATCAATCGTATAACAAAACGTcataaatcaaaaccctagattctacttaaaattttagaaaaacgTCAAAAAAGTCACGGGAAAACATAGAACTGCGttctgaaaacatttttttaagagAATCGAGGTACCTGCTCGTCGATGAGGAGCATTTCCAGGCCAATAATTGTCTTCTTCACCGGATTTCGAGCCTCCCAGAAATGGATGAGCCGGAAGCGCAACTGAGTTTCATGAGGACCTAGAGAGACATCTTTGAAGAACATGAATTTTTCGTCAGTGTCGGATGAGACTGGAGACTTTCCATTTCGCTTCATCGCCATGGTTTGAGATCTGAGTGGTTCTAGGGTTTTAGTTAGTACGAAGAAAAGAAGAACAGCATAtaaaggaggaggaagagagggAGGTGAAACGAAATCATTTAAGGAGGTATTGATTGATTGGTACGAAAGTATTGAATGTGGATCGCTTGGTTATCGTTGATTTCGAtcggagaagacgaagaggGACGGGTGAGAAGAATCGCCATCTTCGACGGCTAGGTATAATTGTGTGATCTGCGTCGGATGGGGCAAAGTCAAGCAGTCTAACGTGTGGGCTTCGTGCTTCGTATTTGGGCTTCGTGCTGCGTCGGATGGGGCAAAGAAATAAAACCCCAAGGCCCGTGAGTTTAAACGAAAGCAATCCGTGAGGCCATCTGACGTGGCAAAAAGCATGTTTCTGATTGGTCCGAATAAACTGTCCTACGTATCATAGCTCTCGGCTCAGTATATCGAGCTTTTAGTAGTGTAAGATTTCCGAGCGCAGTTAATGTTCTATCTCGGTTTGATGAATCGGTTCGGTTTTCACACAGGGAGTAAAATAACAATTGGCACATGACCTATTTGACAATCACACAGAAAAATCTCTaaacctatttttttttctcagccGCTAATAGTTAATTAGCAtttatggttttgttttggttcgtaaagaaaatttatttgttgcTATAAATATAGGATctctattattttgtaaatatgatgaAAATCTAAGGGaagaatcctaaattttttaaataggatcctgctttgaTAATTAATGGAGTAGTATAGATGTTAATTATAGGGATTAaagaatttatgaatatttccGAGCGCAATTAATGTTCTATCTCGGTTTGATGAATCGGTTCGGTTTTCACACAGGGAGTAAAATAACAATTGGCGCATGACCTATTTGACAATCACACAGAAAAATCCCTAAACCTATTTTCTTTCTCAGCCGCTTCTCCATCCTCGCAGGTAAGATCTCTCTCCCTTCTTCATATTATATTATCGAAATTCAGAGTTTTTATATCAGTTAATTGAAACTTTTGAATTACCAAGAAAGTAGAGATTCCCTTGGTAGTTGATAGGTTTCTAATGCAATTGTCTGCTGATTTGGGATTCTGCCTAGGATGATGGCTATTGGGGTTAAGTCATCTTGTCGTCAAGGAGACATCATGTCGTCATCCAACGACAGTTGTCAGAAATTTACTGGAGAAGAGATGGTGGAACCAGAGGTTTTGGAGGAATCTGGAGAGAAGATGAGCAAGAAAGCAGCAAAGAAGAGAGCCGCTACACTGAAGAAGAGGTTGTACCGTAAAAAGGAACGAGAAGAAgccacatcatcatcatcttctcttcCGGAGGATGAATCGTTTTCCAGCAACTACGGTGACGTGACTCCTAAGTCGGCTGCAGGTAGAAGCTGGAGAGAGGCTGTTGAAGGAAAAGAGTTGACTGATGTGAGCTACTTGGTTGAAGAGATTGTGGGGTCAGAGGTTTCCCTCAGAGGTCGAGTGCACAATCATCGCTTAGTCGCTAAAATATTGTTTGTGATCTTGAGGGAAAGTGGATTCACGGTTCAATGCGTCGTGGAGGAGGCCAGAGTTGGTACAAGCATGCTTAATTTTGTCAAGCAGCTGAGTCATGAATCCGTTGTTGAGCTTATCGGTCTCGTCTCTCTCCCTAAGAAGCCTCTCACAGCAACCTCTCAGCAGGTGTTGCTTGTTTCCTTTTCCTTGATTCGAATAGTGTGACATTATTAACTCATCGATAATGTATGTTGCAGGTTGAAATACATGTCACAAAAATGTACTGCCTCAGCAGATCCTTGCTAAATTTACCACTtgctgtggtggatgctgctcgAAGTGAAGCAGATATTGAAAAATCTGTCAAGGTAGGTAGAATAATGTTGGAGCTGCTAATGTGCTCTTTTATATGTATCTTCTTTCATAAGAGATAGATGAAGCTGCTCTTGTTTCCATGATTGTTTGTTGCAGGATGGCAAACCAGCTGCTCGTGTCCTTCAGGACACGCGTTTGAATAATAGGCCTCTTGACCTCAGAACACCGGCTAATCAAGCCCTCTTCCGTATTCAGTGCCATGTCCAAATTGTAAGCCCCCCCCCTATTTATAGCTAAGTTAGGATAGGATTTGTCATCATTATACATGTGTTATATCCTAATGTTCCTATCATCATTATTTAATTGTTTGTGTAGGCGTTCAGAGAATTCTTACTATCCAAGGGGTTTCTTGAAATCCACACACCGAAATTGATGGCTGGCAGTAGTGAAGGAGGTTCCGCTGTATTTAGGTTGGACTACAAAGGGCAGCCTGCTTGTCTGGCTCAGTCTCCTCAGCTTCATAAGCAGATGGCCATATGTGGTGACATGCGACGCGTCTTTGAGGTTGGCCCTGTTTTCAGAGCGGAAGACTCTTTCACTCATAGACACCTGTGTGAATTCGTGGGTCTTGATGTGGAGATGGAGATACGAATGCACTACTCTGAGGTGTGTGCATGATTTTGTGCTAAATATTTCATCCCTCCATTAGTGCTAGCTAATAATACTACTTCCTGTTTTGTGCAGATAATGGATCTTGTGGGGGACTTGTTTCCGttcattttcacaaaaatagaagAAAGGTGCCCAAAGGAACTTGAATCTGTCAGAAGGCAATACCCTTTTCACTCTTTGAAGGTATCTATCGTTTGGATTCTTaggaaaaaaaacttaaaagtttcttttgtattgaAAATTGATGATTTGTGCACTAAACTTGTAGTTTCTTCCGCAAACATTGAGACTAACCTTTGCAGAAGGGATTCAAATGCTTAAGGTATgactggatttttttttttttttttttggaattcaacttgatgaataataataattgggTCATCTTGACAGGAAGCTGGCGAAGAGGTTGATCCTCTTGGTGATTTAAACACAGAATCTGAGAAGAAACTTGGGCAGCTTGTTCTGGAAAAGTACAAGACAGAGTTCTACATGCTGCATCGCTATCCATCGGCTGTCAGACCGTTCTACACGATGCCATGTGAAGACGATTCTAACTACAGCAACTCATTCGATGTCTTCATCAGAGGTACGAGTTTGTCACCCAATTATGTTACTTGTACACTTGATTTAATAATTACTAAATTTGAGGTTTCTTTCTTATAGGAGAGGAGATCATCTCAGGAGCTCAACGTATCCATGACCCAGAACTCTTGGAGAAGCGTGCAAGAGAATGCGGCATTGATGTCAAGACAATATCCACATACATCGATGCATTCAGGTTACCACAAACTGTTCGATCTACTACTACATATCCACAtgagttgagttgagttgacAAGTGGCTGCATGTTCACAGGTATGGTGCACCGCCTCATGGTGGATTTGGAGCGGGGCTGGAGCGTGTGGTAATGCTCTTATGTGCCCTCAATAACATCCGCAAAACTTCTCTATTCCCTCGTGACCCAAAAAGGCTTGCTCCCTAATATCATCGCTCTTTCCCTCGTGTTTCTCAAAGCCTTGCTCCCTTAATAATATCTATCTTATCAATCAAATTGTCAGGCTCCACTGATATTTTCTCATTGAAGATCTTTGAGAGTCTGTGTAACGATCGCTCCcgttttctaacttattttaTTGGAACGGTTCGTTAAGGTGTTTAGTTAGTTACCTTTTAACTGTTGTGTGTTTAATGTTGGTTCTCTTAATCATTAATAAAGAGACATGTTTCAATTAACGGTATTGTAGACATTATTGGtctcaaatttttattaatagtcTTGATTATTTCTATTTAAggtcttttgtttctttcttccttTTCCTCATTCCCTTTCTCCCAATAGTtgttgaaaattaaatttttggtgAATAAGTGCATGTTCGTTCCTTCTATTTAATATTTGAGTATGTCTTTTATTAAGGCGTGCCGTTACCATTTGTCACAGTAACAACTATAGGAGACAAGAAGTTcaatttttgttactattaaacTGGCTGAACTTGTCATTAGAATTTTGCAAATGAGCCCACTTTATCTAGTTGAAGATCTCGCACTCATCCATGATGTTTCCTGTAAAACgtataattgtaatatcatcaTATTGATTTGGTTCGTTACTCCACTTCTAGGATCCGGATTTCTTGTTTGGGCCCGAGTTTTCTAGTTTGTTTCGTTTATGAAAGGCCTTTTGGCTGATCTGATATATAAGCCTAGGGgtataaaaaacattttaacaatTCGTAGTGTTTTTGCATGAATTGAGGACGATATGAACTTTTTGTAAAAGAAAGATTAGATTATTGGTAAGGAGACTAGACGGCTTCAATAGCTAGacttaaaagaaattaaatcacacttaaaacataaatcaaaccGAAAAGAAATTAAACCACACTTAAACATAAAGCACACCGGTCCTAAAGCAGAATTAAACCACActtaaaacataaatcaaactTGTCATAGAGCAGAAATCAAACCGCAGGGACTAAACCAACAAGCAACACAATCTGGTTCTCACGATAAGAAGATGATATCTCACCACCAATCACCATAGTACTCCACCTCTGCACGTCGGGCAATCAGTTCTTCTCCAAATCCATTGGTAGATGCATGCCTTGCAATACACGTGACCGCATTCTAACCCTATCCGCGCTCCGGGGTTGGCTATACTCTCATAGCATATAGGACATGCATTGGGAACACGCTGCCTATTAGCTAAGTCGACGTAATCGTCTTGTGCAAAGTAAGGTTGCCAGTAAGGCTGGTTTTGGTCCGCCACTGCTTGATCAACCACCACTGTTTCAACTTCGAGGTTGAAATTTGCTCCTCCACCACCTGCGCCATGTACATGTGCAGACAAGAATGCAGCAAGGGGTTCCCAATTGTAGTTCCAACCCTGATCGTAATCATTGAAAAGATCGGTAGCAATACGTTGACGAAGCTCCTCTTGCGTGTCTACACGCCATCCTTCCGTCGTATGATTGATTTGCTCGTAAGGTCCAAGGGGATGGCGGGGAGTATCATGACGGTGATAGTATGTTATGACTTCGTTCCCATTGAGCCAACGACTTATTGTGCGTTCGCAGTCGACCATCCTTACGACAAGGTTGCTCAAAGTACCAGCAGCTACGTTGAATCTTACAACACGGTATTCCATTTCGCTGGTCACAATAAAGTTGGCCATGATTTCCTGCATGGAGCACAAACTTTGTAAGAAAAAACCAAAATGAAACTCGTACAAACTTTTGAAGAAAAACCAAACTAATAAGTGAtacagaagaaaagagaaagagagcttACCAGAGATGAGAGAAGAAGTTGAGTGATTTTGGAAAGTTAGAGAAACGGTTGTATTTATAGAGTGGAATGAGTATtttgagtaatatatatatatttttttctttgaagcGCCAACGTAATATAAAATGTTTCGAGtatatatgtaaaaatgcaTTGAGTATATAAGCAATTAAGTACATACAATTGTTTTCTATGTACACGCATGTGCGTCTGTAATATTACATGTTTGAGAGTgacataatattaataaataaagttCGAGAGTGACTTATTTCTACTGGCTAAGGTGATTTAAATGAAAAGGAAATGTGGAGTTATTGGTCTATGTCACCTCTATATAGTTTCCGAAACACAAAACTGAAACTATAGCCAAAATAAGAACTactcttaataattaattattcacTCACTTGCTTAATTGCTTTGTTGTTTTCTGCAAAActtatatgttttcttgtgttAATTATGGTCCGGTGATGGTAGCATTAAGCATTGGTAGAAAACTGACATTGTCATAACATTGGTTAGTAATGCCAAATGAAGGATTGACGCCTAACAAAGGAAGACACTAGCTTATTTTCATAGGTTTTTGCTTCAGCTTATCTATCCAATTTatactttttacttatttttttgttccttaTCATGAATTCATCTTCATTtacttcttttaaaaaaagaaataataagttGAGATAAAGTGGTTACATAGTCTTAAATACATATGATAATCATAATAGGATCAAGGCATATTAAGTAATtagtgttatgaaataacttataatttatagtatcgagaaatttaaattagagtagaatttaatacccgtaggaagcaaataacactactatgagtgagagagtttattataagtaagaagaagaagatg
This region of Brassica napus cultivar Da-Ae chromosome C5, Da-Ae, whole genome shotgun sequence genomic DNA includes:
- the LOC106376708 gene encoding aspartate--tRNA ligase 1, cytoplasmic-like, producing MMAIGVKSSCRQGDIMSSSNDSCQKFTGEEMVEPEVLEESGEKMSKKAAKKRAATLKKRLYRKKEREEATSSSSSLPEDESFSSNYGDVTPKSAAGRSWREAVEGKELTDVSYLVEEIVGSEVSLRGRVHNHRLVAKILFVILRESGFTVQCVVEEARVGTSMLNFVKQLSHESVVELIGLVSLPKKPLTATSQQVEIHVTKMYCLSRSLLNLPLAVVDAARSEADIEKSVKDGKPAARVLQDTRLNNRPLDLRTPANQALFRIQCHVQIAFREFLLSKGFLEIHTPKLMAGSSEGGSAVFRLDYKGQPACLAQSPQLHKQMAICGDMRRVFEVGPVFRAEDSFTHRHLCEFVGLDVEMEIRMHYSEIMDLVGDLFPFIFTKIEERCPKELESVRRQYPFHSLKFLPQTLRLTFAEGIQMLKEAGEEVDPLGDLNTESEKKLGQLVLEKYKTEFYMLHRYPSAVRPFYTMPCEDDSNYSNSFDVFIRGEEIISGAQRIHDPELLEKRARECGIDVKTISTYIDAFRYGAPPHGGFGAGLERVVMLLCALNNIRKTSLFPRDPKRLAP
- the LOC106374772 gene encoding uncharacterized protein LOC106374772; this encodes MANFIVTSEMEYRVVRFNVAAGTLSNLVVRMVDCERTISRWLNGNEVITYYHRHDTPRHPLGPYEQINHTTEGWRVDTQEELRQRIATDLFNDYDQGWNYNWEPLAAFLSAHVHGAGGGGANFNLEVETVVVDQAVADQNQPYWQPYFAQDDYVDLANRQRVPNACPICYESIANPGARIGLECGHVYCKACIYQWIWRRTDCPTCRGGVLW